A genomic segment from Tolypothrix sp. NIES-4075 encodes:
- a CDS encoding DUF433 domain-containing protein, protein MHSMTDLLTRITQIPGQCGGRPCIRGMRIRVSDILEMLAENVSVTEILDDFPDLEPEDIQACLLFAARRTDFPRLTA, encoded by the coding sequence ATGCACTCAATGACTGACTTATTAACTCGCATTACCCAAATACCCGGTCAGTGTGGCGGTCGCCCTTGTATTCGTGGTATGAGGATTCGGGTGAGCGACATTCTCGAAATGCTAGCTGAAAACGTCAGTGTAACTGAAATTTTAGATGATTTTCCAGACTTAGAACCTGAAGATATCCAAGCCTGTCTATTGTTCGCTGCACGACGCACTGACTTTCCTCGACTGACAGCATGA
- a CDS encoding DUF433 domain-containing protein, whose amino-acid sequence MEKLNRITVNPNVCLGQPTIRGMRITVSVILKMLASDKSVAEILEAYPELEAEDVQQAIKYAAWVVSDQIQIVPSA is encoded by the coding sequence ATGGAAAAACTTAATCGCATCACGGTTAATCCTAACGTTTGCTTGGGGCAACCGACGATTCGGGGGATGCGAATCACCGTCAGCGTCATCCTCAAAATGCTAGCGAGTGATAAGTCCGTGGCAGAAATATTAGAAGCCTATCCAGAACTAGAAGCCGAAGATGTCCAGCAAGCGATAAAATACGCAGCGTGGGTTGTTTCCGATCAAATTCAGATAGTCCCAAGCGCTTGA
- a CDS encoding type II toxin-antitoxin system VapC family toxin: MTRYLLDTNVVLRFCNPCDVQHRLATDAISCLLAQGDECFLTAQVLIELWVVATRPVVVNGLGWTVEQTRNIIDQLLNRFPLLEESSEVFPNWLDLVTTSKVMGKRTHDVRIVAVMLVHGITHLLTFNPSDFAVTSSITIVRPQELSSI, from the coding sequence ATGACGAGATATTTGCTTGATACAAATGTTGTTTTGCGTTTCTGTAACCCTTGCGATGTACAGCATCGCCTTGCAACAGATGCAATATCTTGTTTACTCGCACAAGGAGACGAATGTTTTCTTACAGCACAAGTACTCATTGAGCTTTGGGTCGTTGCCACACGCCCAGTGGTCGTCAATGGCTTGGGGTGGACTGTAGAACAAACACGAAACATAATAGACCAGCTTCTCAATCGCTTTCCATTGTTAGAGGAATCTTCAGAGGTTTTTCCAAATTGGCTAGATTTGGTTACAACTAGCAAAGTGATGGGTAAGCGTACTCATGATGTTCGTATTGTTGCAGTCATGCTTGTACATGGAATTACACATCTTTTAACCTTCAATCCTAGCGATTTTGCAGTTACCTCAAGCATTACAATTGTGCGCCCCCAGGAATTGAGTAGCATTTGA
- a CDS encoding DUF5615 family PIN-like protein, protein MNIWVDAQLPPTLANWLTNTFGIEASSLRDIGLRDARDIEIFEAARIVNVVIMTKDSDFVDLVCRLGTPPQILWQTCGNVTNRNLRQLLTITLPDALERLRQGEMIVEIN, encoded by the coding sequence ATGAATATCTGGGTTGATGCTCAGTTACCACCAACATTGGCAAATTGGCTAACCAATACGTTTGGTATAGAGGCTTCCTCACTGCGAGATATTGGACTGCGAGACGCTAGAGATATTGAGATTTTTGAGGCAGCACGAATTGTTAACGTCGTAATAATGACAAAAGACAGTGACTTTGTTGATTTGGTATGTCGGTTGGGAACACCGCCACAAATCTTATGGCAAACCTGTGGTAACGTTACTAATCGAAACTTGCGTCAACTTCTTACAATCACTTTGCCCGATGCTTTAGAAAGATTAAGACAGGGAGAAATGATTGTAGAAATTAATTAG
- a CDS encoding DUF5615 family PIN-like protein, whose translation MTDIKLLADMNISPQTVTALQQQGLDIIRVSEVMDGTASDLEILEFARQENRVIVTQDLDFSMLLALGGYNKPSLITLRLSLTDPNIVTQKLIDTIPQVEQILTEGGAVTIEDASVRTRRLPMR comes from the coding sequence GTGACTGATATCAAGCTGCTAGCAGACATGAACATTTCACCTCAGACTGTAACCGCGTTGCAGCAGCAAGGATTAGATATCATTCGAGTTTCTGAGGTAATGGATGGAACTGCATCCGATTTAGAAATCTTAGAATTTGCTCGTCAAGAAAACAGAGTTATTGTAACTCAAGATTTAGACTTTTCTATGCTGCTAGCGCTGGGAGGCTACAATAAACCAAGCTTGATTACTTTGAGGCTGTCATTAACCGACCCAAATATCGTAACTCAAAAGCTTATTGACACAATTCCTCAAGTAGAACAGATACTTACCGAAGGTGGTGCTGTCACTATAGAAGATGCTAGTGTGCGTACCCGTAGATTGCCGATGAGATGA
- the ldpA gene encoding circadian clock protein LdpA, which yields MTDHINPLRSLKEGHWFKLICGASFQHLPAVSSLTLAYTLAGADCIDVAADPAVIAAAQTALQVAKNLAGDAEKRGFGNNPKPPLLMVSLNDGEDPHFRKAEFNPTECPTDCDRPCEKICPVQAIVFNGIKDDFSGVVSEKCYGCGRCLPACPYDIIYTRSYVSTPGAIAPLVMSTGVDAVEIHTQVGRLTEFKRLWQAISPWADRLKVVSISCPDGDNLIDYLHALYDLIAPIKDALIWQTDGRPMSGDIGDGTTHAAVKLAQKVLAAKLPGYVQLAGGTNSYTVAKLKAMGLLRKVRSRDTGYRVSIELGVETQVIASVQTPSPPPLTHSSISGIAYGSYARVLLSSILEQLETKEVNKASVKPIRLEEDEVLLWQAVELAYSLVSQLKSQQER from the coding sequence GTGACTGATCACATCAACCCTTTACGCTCCCTCAAAGAAGGTCACTGGTTCAAGCTCATCTGTGGCGCCAGTTTCCAGCATCTGCCTGCGGTCAGTAGTTTAACATTAGCCTACACATTGGCTGGCGCTGACTGCATAGATGTCGCAGCTGATCCTGCGGTGATTGCAGCAGCGCAAACCGCGCTACAAGTAGCCAAAAATCTAGCTGGGGATGCCGAAAAGCGAGGCTTTGGCAATAATCCAAAGCCCCCTTTGTTAATGGTCAGTTTAAACGATGGGGAAGACCCCCATTTCCGCAAAGCCGAGTTTAATCCTACTGAATGTCCTACGGACTGCGATAGACCATGTGAAAAGATTTGTCCAGTGCAAGCAATTGTGTTTAACGGTATAAAAGACGATTTTTCCGGAGTTGTATCAGAAAAATGCTACGGCTGCGGTCGTTGTTTACCAGCTTGTCCTTATGATATAATTTATACAAGGTCGTATGTTTCAACTCCAGGAGCGATCGCACCGTTGGTAATGTCAACCGGGGTAGATGCCGTAGAAATTCATACACAAGTAGGACGCTTAACAGAATTTAAACGATTGTGGCAAGCAATTTCACCGTGGGCAGATCGTCTCAAGGTAGTATCAATTAGTTGTCCCGATGGCGATAACTTAATTGACTATCTACACGCACTTTACGATCTGATTGCCCCGATAAAGGATGCCTTAATTTGGCAAACTGATGGTCGTCCGATGAGTGGAGATATTGGAGATGGCACCACTCACGCGGCAGTGAAATTAGCCCAAAAAGTTTTGGCAGCTAAATTACCGGGATATGTGCAGTTAGCAGGAGGCACTAACAGCTACACCGTTGCTAAGTTAAAAGCAATGGGACTGCTGAGGAAAGTTAGGAGTAGAGACACAGGTTATCGCGTCTCTATAGAGTTAGGAGTAGAGACACAGGTTATCGCGTCTGTACAGACCCCCTCCCCTCCTCCCCTCACCCATTCCTCTATATCCGGTATTGCATACGGCAGCTATGCCCGTGTACTGCTGTCATCGATTCTTGAACAGTTAGAAACTAAGGAGGTAAACAAAGCAAGTGTAAAGCCAATTCGTCTTGAAGAGGACGAAGTATTACTTTGGCAAGCTGTAGAGCTTGCTTATTCTCTCGTTTCCCAACTCAAGTCACAGCAGGAGCGCTAA
- a CDS encoding GNAT family N-acetyltransferase yields the protein MDSRIQSYLRFAASQQRDTKQIGPFLATFNRHSANPFLNYAIPDDAATPSLTDIKALIAAYESRGRKPRLEYVATLAPAVEEALVAAGFTVEGRLPLMTCTPGLEQLLPVPPDIELIVPVSDAEMLATVTVQNEAYGESAPSSEDGQRLRDRLRAGGIAVLARVASTGEPAGAGVCTVPGNQTTEVAGIGVRVAFRRRGIAGALTTRLVREAFDAGVTVAFLMAAHQEEVRIYTRAGFTTTGEILHISLSQ from the coding sequence ATGGACTCTCGCATTCAGTCATATTTGCGCTTCGCGGCAAGCCAGCAACGTGACACAAAGCAAATCGGACCTTTCCTCGCTACCTTCAACCGTCATAGTGCCAATCCCTTTCTTAACTATGCCATCCCCGACGACGCAGCCACACCGTCACTCACCGACATCAAGGCACTAATCGCTGCCTATGAAAGTCGCGGACGAAAGCCGCGTTTGGAGTACGTTGCAACACTCGCACCTGCTGTCGAGGAAGCATTAGTAGCTGCTGGTTTCACCGTTGAGGGACGCTTACCACTTATGACTTGCACTCCTGGTTTAGAGCAACTGCTTCCCGTTCCCCCAGACATCGAATTAATTGTGCCAGTCTCCGACGCTGAGATGCTTGCTACAGTTACGGTGCAAAACGAGGCTTACGGAGAGTCTGCACCAAGCTCTGAAGATGGTCAACGTCTTCGCGATAGACTGCGAGCAGGGGGAATCGCCGTACTTGCTCGTGTAGCATCAACAGGCGAACCTGCGGGAGCTGGAGTGTGTACCGTGCCCGGAAATCAGACAACAGAAGTCGCTGGTATCGGTGTGCGTGTTGCTTTTCGCCGACGGGGGATAGCAGGAGCCTTGACAACTCGACTGGTGCGAGAAGCTTTCGACGCAGGTGTTACGGTGGCGTTTCTCATGGCGGCACATCAAGAGGAAGTACGAATTTACACCCGTGCTGGATTCACTACAACAGGCGAAATTTTGCACATTTCGCTTTCACAGTAG
- a CDS encoding R3H domain-containing nucleic acid-binding protein yields MTITDDLQKLLDIVPQDLRQILESHPRRDSLVEVVLDLGRRPEARFPHSAEYLSETPVTQEQIDDCISRVGIFGGDNRAGIEQTLHRISAIRNRTGKIIGLTCRVGRAVFGTIGMIRDLVETGKSILMLGRPGVGKTTALREIARVLADELNKRVVIIDTSNEIAGDGDVAHPAIGRARRMQVAHPENQHQVMIEAVENHMPEVIVIDEIGTELEALAARTIAERGVQLVGTAHGNQIENLIKNPTLCDLVGGIQAVTLGDDEARRRGSQKTVLERKAPPTFEIAVEMQERQRWVVHESVADTVDTLLRGRQPSPQTRTVDDTGKVAIARQLSVVNGRAPQQAVGEESFASARPSNGWRSSGQMVALPLLSPERERVSGQSEFDRLLDESFNYSESIDFAAPRHPGPNGEDLPLHIFPYGVSRHQLEQVISVLTLPVVLTKDIDSADAILALRSHVKNHAKLRQMAKARHVPIHMIKSSTIPQITRGLRRLLNMDDPELADDRELQLFLHSGSDDEMDALEEARLAVEQIVIPKGQPVELLPRSAQVRKMQHELVEHYRLKSHSFGDEPNRRLRIYPA; encoded by the coding sequence ATGACGATTACAGACGATCTCCAAAAGTTATTAGACATTGTGCCCCAAGACCTGCGTCAAATACTAGAGAGTCATCCCCGACGAGATAGTTTAGTTGAAGTAGTCTTGGATTTGGGTCGTCGCCCAGAAGCTCGTTTTCCGCATAGCGCCGAGTATCTGAGCGAAACACCCGTAACTCAAGAACAGATAGATGATTGCATCTCAAGAGTGGGAATTTTTGGCGGAGATAATCGGGCAGGAATTGAGCAAACTCTGCATCGCATTAGCGCCATCCGCAACCGCACCGGCAAAATTATCGGCTTGACTTGTCGCGTCGGTCGAGCGGTATTCGGAACGATAGGCATGATCCGCGATTTGGTAGAAACTGGTAAATCGATTCTCATGCTGGGGCGTCCGGGCGTGGGTAAAACTACCGCTTTACGGGAAATAGCTCGTGTTTTGGCGGATGAGTTAAATAAGCGAGTGGTAATCATCGATACCTCCAACGAAATTGCTGGAGACGGTGATGTTGCCCACCCTGCTATTGGTCGTGCCAGACGGATGCAAGTAGCTCATCCTGAAAATCAGCATCAGGTGATGATTGAGGCAGTGGAAAACCATATGCCAGAAGTCATAGTTATTGATGAAATTGGTACAGAACTCGAAGCTCTGGCGGCACGCACTATTGCTGAACGCGGTGTACAGTTAGTAGGTACGGCACACGGCAACCAAATAGAAAACCTAATTAAAAATCCGACTTTATGTGATTTAGTTGGGGGTATCCAGGCTGTGACTTTGGGGGATGATGAAGCCAGAAGACGGGGCAGTCAAAAGACTGTTTTGGAACGCAAAGCACCTCCCACTTTTGAGATTGCTGTGGAAATGCAAGAACGGCAACGCTGGGTAGTACACGAAAGCGTTGCGGATACAGTTGATACTCTTTTGCGGGGACGTCAACCGAGTCCGCAGACGAGAACCGTTGATGATACCGGCAAGGTGGCGATCGCTCGACAGTTATCTGTAGTAAATGGTCGTGCCCCACAGCAAGCTGTTGGTGAGGAATCTTTCGCATCAGCGCGACCCTCTAACGGCTGGCGTTCATCCGGACAAATGGTAGCACTACCGCTATTATCTCCTGAGCGAGAGCGGGTGAGTGGGCAAAGTGAATTTGACCGCTTATTGGATGAATCTTTCAATTACTCTGAGAGTATTGATTTCGCCGCTCCCAGACATCCTGGACCAAATGGTGAAGATTTGCCATTGCACATTTTCCCCTATGGTGTTAGTCGCCATCAATTGGAACAGGTAATAAGTGTGTTAACTTTGCCGGTTGTATTGACAAAAGATATTGATAGTGCTGATGCAATTTTGGCACTGCGATCGCATGTCAAAAATCACGCCAAACTCAGGCAAATGGCGAAAGCTCGTCATGTACCGATTCACATGATTAAGTCAAGCACGATTCCCCAGATTACCCGTGGTTTGCGACGCTTGCTGAACATGGACGATCCGGAACTAGCTGATGACCGGGAGTTGCAATTGTTTCTCCACAGTGGCAGCGATGATGAAATGGATGCCTTAGAGGAAGCTAGACTTGCCGTAGAGCAAATTGTCATTCCGAAAGGGCAACCAGTAGAATTACTGCCACGTTCTGCCCAAGTGCGTAAAATGCAACACGAGTTGGTAGAACACTACCGCTTGAAGTCGCACAGTTTTGGGGATGAACCAAATCGGCGTCTGCGGATTTATCCGGCATAA
- a CDS encoding hydantoinase B/oxoprolinase family protein has protein sequence MYTTSQPDPVRLEIFKNLYQFIAEQMGIVLQNTAASVNIKERLDFSCAIFDSSGLLVANAPHIPVHLGSMSESVRSLINDKGDTLKPGNVYLSNNPYNGGTHLPDVTAITAVFDEDGKQVIFYVASRGHQADIGGITPGSMPPHSTTVEEEGILFDNFLLVEEGNFQETLVRQHLLNHIYPARNPDQNTADFKAQIAANERGVQELRQIISQYGLETVQTYMKFVQDNAEEAVRRAIDVLKDGEFTYEMDSQAQIQVKVTIDRTNRTAKIDFTGTSEQLNSNFNAPKAVTQAAVLYVFRTLVDDNIPLNAGCLNPLEIIIPSGCMLNPTYPAAVVAGNVETSQTIVDALYGALGVMAASAGTMNNFTFGSDRYQYYETICGGSGAGIDFDGTDGVQTHMTNSRLTDPEVLETRYPVLLESFSLRCDSGGKGKYSGGNGVIRRIKFLEPMTANILSGHRFVRPFGLNGGEAGQVGRNWIQRQNGTQENLNSTATVEMQPGDVFVIETPGGGGFGKVET, from the coding sequence ATGTACACAACATCTCAACCCGACCCAGTTCGCTTAGAAATATTCAAAAATCTCTATCAATTTATTGCCGAACAAATGGGGATTGTTCTGCAAAATACAGCAGCATCGGTAAATATCAAAGAACGCTTAGATTTCTCCTGCGCTATTTTTGATTCTTCTGGATTATTAGTAGCTAATGCCCCCCACATTCCTGTACATTTAGGCTCAATGAGTGAAAGTGTTCGCAGTTTAATTAACGATAAAGGCGACACATTAAAACCAGGAAATGTCTATCTATCAAATAATCCCTACAACGGAGGAACGCATCTTCCTGATGTAACTGCAATTACCGCCGTTTTTGACGAAGATGGAAAACAAGTTATTTTCTACGTTGCTTCTCGCGGACATCAAGCTGATATCGGTGGAATTACTCCCGGCTCAATGCCTCCCCACAGTACTACGGTAGAAGAAGAAGGAATTTTATTTGATAATTTTCTCTTAGTTGAAGAGGGTAACTTTCAAGAAACATTAGTTAGACAGCATCTTTTAAATCATATTTATCCGGCTCGGAACCCAGACCAAAATACAGCTGATTTTAAAGCACAAATTGCCGCCAATGAAAGAGGAGTGCAAGAACTGCGACAAATAATTTCACAATATGGGCTGGAGACAGTTCAAACTTACATGAAATTTGTGCAAGATAATGCAGAGGAAGCAGTTAGACGAGCAATTGATGTTTTAAAAGATGGCGAATTTACCTATGAGATGGATAGCCAAGCGCAAATTCAAGTGAAAGTAACAATTGACAGAACAAATCGCACTGCCAAAATTGATTTTACAGGCACATCTGAACAATTAAATAGTAACTTTAATGCTCCTAAAGCTGTAACTCAAGCCGCTGTTTTATATGTCTTCCGGACTTTGGTTGATGATAATATTCCCCTCAATGCCGGGTGTCTTAATCCTTTAGAAATTATTATCCCTTCTGGCTGTATGCTGAATCCAACTTATCCAGCAGCAGTAGTTGCGGGTAATGTGGAGACTTCGCAAACCATTGTCGATGCTTTATATGGTGCTTTGGGGGTGATGGCTGCATCTGCGGGAACGATGAATAATTTTACTTTTGGAAGCGATCGCTATCAATATTATGAAACCATTTGCGGCGGTTCCGGCGCAGGAATTGATTTTGATGGAACTGATGGTGTCCAAACTCACATGACTAACTCTCGCCTCACCGATCCAGAAGTCTTAGAAACCCGGTATCCTGTACTTCTAGAAAGTTTTAGCCTTCGTTGTGATAGCGGCGGTAAAGGTAAATATTCGGGCGGAAATGGAGTGATTCGCCGTATCAAGTTTCTCGAACCAATGACAGCTAATATTCTCTCTGGACATCGATTTGTTCGTCCCTTTGGCTTAAATGGTGGAGAAGCCGGACAGGTGGGACGCAACTGGATACAACGTCAGAATGGAACCCAAGAGAATTTAAATAGCACGGCAACAGTAGAAATGCAACCTGGGGATGTTTTTGTGATTGAAACCCCAGGTGGTGGCGGATTTGGTAAAGTAGAGACGTGA
- a CDS encoding hydantoinase/oxoprolinase family protein: MLKVFADRGGTFTDIVAVTNNQAIADRLSTHPERFLIVPLPNQQWVIVYKLLSENPEQYQDAAIQGIRDIIGLSGNEPIPTETIEVVKMGTTVATNALLERKGDRLVLLITKGFKDALRIGYQNRPNIFARHIILPTMLYEQVIEVDERYDAHGQELTPVNIEQVKNDLQTIYNTGIRSCAIVFMHSDRYPHHEQQVAQLAQEIGFTQISVSHQVSPLMKLVSRGDTTVVDAYLTPILRRYVNQVASQLPGVRLMFMKSDGGLTDAQEFQGKDSILSGPAGGIVGAVQTSKRAGFESIITFDMGGTSTDVAHYKGEYERQLNSEIAGARMRVPVLAINTIAAGGGSILFFDGSSFRVGPESAGSNPGPACYRRGGALAVTDANVMLGKIHPQYFPSVFGIDGNLPLDKDVVIDKFTQLTQEIEAITKNARTPEQVAAGFIAIAVENMANAIKKISLQRGYDVTEYVLCCFGGAGAQVACLIADTLGMKKIFLHPYAGVLSAYGMGLADVRAIREAGVEQPLTQASIPQLQDLMESLEVQGREEFETQSNAEESAEVRGVYEEELVRKVNLKYEGTNSTLSVNFALDVAVMREEFEIEHKSRYGFIQLEKSLIVESVSVEVIQKMDTPEEPLITRKRPLDEIPASVETIRMFSAEKWHDTPIYRREDLQPEDNISGPAIIIEKISTIVVEPLWKARLTERNHLILERL; this comes from the coding sequence ATGTTAAAAGTTTTTGCCGATCGCGGTGGTACATTCACAGATATTGTAGCTGTTACGAATAATCAAGCGATCGCAGATAGACTATCAACACATCCCGAACGCTTTCTCATCGTTCCCCTACCTAATCAACAATGGGTAATCGTTTATAAATTACTTTCAGAAAATCCCGAACAATATCAAGATGCAGCAATTCAAGGAATTCGCGATATCATCGGTCTTTCAGGTAACGAACCTATTCCCACAGAAACGATAGAAGTGGTCAAAATGGGCACAACAGTTGCCACAAATGCACTGTTAGAAAGAAAAGGCGATCGCCTAGTTCTTCTCATTACCAAAGGCTTTAAAGATGCCTTAAGAATAGGTTATCAAAACCGTCCTAACATCTTTGCCCGTCATATCATTTTACCAACGATGCTTTACGAACAGGTAATTGAAGTTGATGAACGATATGATGCCCACGGTCAAGAATTAACCCCTGTAAATATAGAACAAGTAAAAAACGACTTACAAACGATTTATAATACAGGAATTCGCAGTTGTGCAATTGTTTTTATGCATAGCGATCGCTATCCCCACCACGAACAACAAGTTGCCCAACTCGCGCAAGAAATCGGATTTACGCAAATATCCGTATCGCATCAAGTTAGCCCTTTAATGAAATTGGTCAGCCGAGGAGATACAACAGTTGTAGATGCTTATTTAACTCCGATTCTGCGTCGCTATGTCAACCAAGTAGCAAGTCAGTTACCTGGAGTCAGATTAATGTTTATGAAATCGGATGGAGGGTTAACCGATGCACAAGAATTTCAAGGCAAAGATAGTATTTTAAGCGGTCCGGCTGGGGGAATTGTCGGCGCAGTTCAAACTAGCAAAAGAGCGGGATTCGAGTCAATAATTACCTTTGACATGGGTGGAACAAGTACAGATGTTGCTCATTATAAAGGAGAATATGAACGACAACTGAATTCAGAAATTGCTGGAGCGAGAATGCGAGTTCCCGTATTAGCAATTAATACCATTGCGGCTGGTGGTGGTTCAATTTTATTTTTTGATGGTTCTAGTTTTCGTGTGGGACCTGAATCTGCTGGTTCAAATCCTGGACCTGCTTGTTACCGACGTGGTGGAGCTTTGGCGGTAACAGATGCTAATGTGATGTTAGGCAAAATTCACCCGCAATATTTTCCTTCTGTTTTTGGAATAGATGGTAATTTGCCTTTAGATAAAGATGTTGTTATTGATAAATTTACACAATTAACTCAAGAAATTGAAGCTATTACAAAAAATGCTCGTACCCCGGAACAAGTAGCCGCTGGATTTATAGCGATCGCAGTCGAAAATATGGCGAACGCAATTAAAAAAATCAGTCTCCAAAGAGGTTATGATGTCACTGAATATGTCCTTTGTTGTTTTGGCGGTGCCGGGGCACAAGTTGCTTGTTTAATTGCCGATACTTTGGGGATGAAAAAGATATTTTTGCATCCTTATGCTGGAGTTCTTTCTGCTTATGGAATGGGATTAGCTGATGTGAGAGCGATTAGAGAAGCAGGAGTAGAACAGCCTTTAACTCAAGCATCAATTCCTCAATTACAGGACTTAATGGAGAGTTTGGAAGTTCAAGGGAGGGAAGAGTTTGAAACGCAAAGTAACGCAGAGGAAAGCGCAGAGGTACGCGGAGTTTATGAAGAGGAGTTAGTTAGAAAGGTTAATTTGAAGTATGAGGGGACTAACTCTACCTTGAGCGTAAATTTTGCTTTGGATGTAGCGGTAATGCGAGAAGAGTTTGAGATTGAACATAAATCTCGCTATGGTTTCATTCAATTAGAGAAAAGCTTAATTGTTGAATCGGTTTCAGTAGAAGTAATTCAGAAGATGGATACTCCGGAAGAACCCTTAATTACTCGTAAGCGTCCTTTAGATGAAATCCCCGCATCTGTTGAAACAATCAGAATGTTTAGCGCTGAAAAATGGCATGATACACCCATTTATCGACGAGAAGATTTACAACCGGAAGATAATATTAGTGGACCTGCAATTATTATTGAAAAAATTAGCACAATTGTAGTTGAGCCATTATGGAAAGCAAGATTAACCGAACGCAATCATTTAATTTTAGAACGTCTTTAA